A single window of Leclercia adecarboxylata DNA harbors:
- the hslJ gene encoding heat shock protein HslJ produces the protein MKTLVAVTILSMALAGCVNPGKASVQEEQLQQHRFVLQSINGTAINPANTLPEIAFGEDLAVSGVMCNRFNGQGKLSDGELKVKALAMTRKLCTEPQLNDLDHAIGTMLRNGTQVDLTEDVLTLATAETTLVFKRAE, from the coding sequence ATGAAAACGCTCGTCGCGGTAACGATCCTCAGCATGGCGCTGGCAGGCTGTGTCAATCCAGGGAAAGCCTCTGTTCAGGAAGAACAGCTTCAGCAGCACCGCTTTGTGCTGCAAAGTATTAACGGCACCGCCATCAACCCGGCCAATACACTGCCGGAGATCGCCTTTGGTGAAGACCTGGCGGTGTCAGGCGTGATGTGTAACCGCTTCAACGGCCAGGGCAAGCTGTCTGACGGCGAGCTCAAGGTCAAAGCACTCGCCATGACGCGTAAGCTCTGTACCGAGCCGCAGCTCAATGACCTGGATCACGCCATCGGCACCATGCTGCGCAACGGCACCCAGGTCGATCTGACGGAAGACGTGTTAACCCTGGCGACGGCTGAGACGACGCTGGTCTTTAAACGCGCAGAGTAA
- a CDS encoding DUF333 domain-containing protein: MRAAFWVGCAALLLSACSNEPVQQATAAHVAPGMRAAMSSSGQANCAMIGGSLSVARQLDGSAIGMCALPNGKRCSEQSLAVGSCGAY; encoded by the coding sequence ATGCGCGCAGCATTTTGGGTTGGGTGTGCCGCTTTGTTACTGTCGGCCTGTAGCAATGAACCTGTACAGCAGGCTACCGCCGCGCACGTCGCGCCGGGGATGAGGGCGGCGATGTCCAGTTCCGGTCAGGCAAACTGCGCCATGATTGGCGGGTCGCTGTCCGTTGCGCGTCAGCTGGATGGCTCGGCCATCGGCATGTGCGCGCTGCCGAACGGCAAACGCTGCAGTGAACAGTCGCTTGCCGTCGGATCCTGCGGCGCGTACTGA
- the nifJ gene encoding pyruvate:ferredoxin (flavodoxin) oxidoreductase — translation MQTIDGNGAVASVAFRTSEVIAIYPITPSSTMAEQADAWAGNGLKNVWGDVPRVVEMQSEAGAIATVHGALQTGALSTSFTSSQGLLLMIPTLYKLAGQLTPFVLHVAARTIATHALSIFGDHSDVMAVRQTGCALLCSGSVQEAQDFALISHMATLKSRVPFIHFFDGFRTSHEINKIVPISDDTIRNLLPQAEIDAHRARALNPEHPVIRGTSANPDTYFQSREATNPWYNAVYDHVEQAMADFAAATGREYKPFEYYGHPQAERVIVIMGSAIGTCEEVVDELLSRGEKVGVLKVRLYRPFSAKHLLAVLPESVRSVAVLDRTKEPGAQAEPLYLDVMTALAEAFNGGERETLPRVIGGRYGLSSKEFGPECVLAIFNELSAAKPKPRFTVGIYDDVTNLSLSLPENTLPSTAKLEALFYGLGSDGSVSATKNNIKIIGNSTPWYAQGYFVYDSKKAGGLTVSHLRVSEQPIRSAYLVSQADFVGCHQLQFIDKYQMAERLKPGGIFLLNTPYSADEVWGRLPQEVQAVLNQKKAKFYIVNAAKIARECGLAARINTVMQMAFFHLTQILPGDSALMELQGAIAKSYSSKGQELVERNWQALALARESLAEVPLQPVNAHSPNRPPVVSDAAPDFVKTVTAAMLAGLGDALPVSALPPDGTWPMGTTRWEKRNIAEAIPIWKEELCTQCNHCVAACPHSAIRAKVVSPEAMESAPASLHSLDVKSRDMRGQKYVLQVAPEDCTGCNLCVEVCPAKDRQNPEIKAINMMSRLEHVEEEKVNYDFFLDLPEIDRNSLERIDIRTSQLITPLFEYSGACSGCGETPYIKLLTQLYGDRMLIANATGCSSIYGGNLPSTPYTTDANGRGPAWANSLFEDNAEFGLGFRLTVDQHRVRVMRLLEQFADKIPAELNSALHSEATPDVRRQQVAELRQQLAGVEGAEQLLTDADALVEKSIWLIGGDGWAYDIGFGGLDHVLSLTENVNILVLDTQCYSNTGGQASKATPLGAVTKFGEHGKRKARKDLGVSMMMYGHVYVAQISLGAQLNQTVKAIQEAEAYPGPSLIIAYSPCEEHGYDLALSHDQMRQLTATGFWPLYRFDPRRADEGKLPLALDSRPPSDALAETLMQEQRFRRLNAQQPEVAEQLWKDAAADLQKRYDFLAQLAGKAEKSVSE, via the coding sequence ATGCAAACTATTGACGGGAATGGCGCAGTCGCGTCCGTCGCGTTTCGCACCAGTGAAGTGATCGCCATCTATCCCATTACACCCAGCTCGACGATGGCTGAACAGGCCGATGCCTGGGCCGGTAACGGGCTGAAAAACGTCTGGGGTGATGTTCCTCGCGTGGTCGAAATGCAGTCCGAAGCCGGGGCGATTGCTACCGTCCACGGCGCGCTGCAGACCGGGGCGTTGTCCACCTCCTTTACCTCGTCGCAGGGGCTGCTGCTGATGATCCCGACGCTGTATAAGCTGGCGGGCCAACTTACCCCCTTCGTGCTGCACGTCGCGGCGCGCACCATCGCCACCCACGCCCTGTCGATTTTTGGCGATCACTCTGACGTGATGGCCGTGCGCCAGACCGGCTGCGCCCTGCTCTGCTCCGGCAGCGTGCAGGAGGCACAGGATTTTGCCCTGATCTCCCACATGGCGACGCTGAAAAGCCGGGTGCCGTTTATCCACTTCTTCGACGGTTTCCGCACCTCGCACGAAATTAACAAGATTGTGCCGATTTCCGACGACACCATCCGTAACCTGCTCCCGCAGGCGGAGATCGACGCCCACCGCGCCCGCGCGCTGAACCCGGAACATCCGGTGATCCGCGGCACCTCCGCCAACCCGGATACCTATTTCCAGTCCCGGGAGGCCACTAATCCGTGGTACAACGCGGTCTATGACCACGTGGAGCAGGCGATGGCCGATTTTGCCGCCGCCACCGGACGCGAGTACAAACCGTTCGAGTATTACGGCCATCCGCAGGCGGAGCGCGTGATTGTGATCATGGGTTCCGCCATCGGCACCTGTGAAGAGGTGGTGGATGAGCTGCTGAGCCGGGGCGAGAAAGTGGGCGTGCTGAAAGTGCGCCTGTATCGCCCGTTCTCCGCGAAACACCTGCTGGCGGTATTGCCGGAGAGTGTGCGGTCGGTGGCGGTGCTGGATCGTACTAAAGAGCCTGGCGCCCAGGCCGAACCGCTCTATCTGGACGTGATGACCGCTCTGGCCGAGGCCTTTAACGGCGGCGAGCGCGAAACGCTGCCGCGGGTGATTGGCGGACGCTATGGCCTCTCGTCAAAAGAGTTTGGCCCCGAGTGCGTGCTGGCCATCTTTAACGAGCTGAGCGCCGCGAAGCCGAAGCCGCGCTTTACCGTCGGCATCTATGACGACGTGACCAACCTTTCCCTGTCGCTGCCGGAAAACACCCTGCCCTCCACCGCCAAACTCGAAGCGCTGTTTTACGGTCTGGGCAGCGATGGCAGCGTATCGGCCACCAAGAACAACATCAAAATTATCGGTAACTCCACGCCGTGGTATGCCCAGGGCTATTTCGTCTATGACTCGAAAAAGGCCGGTGGCCTGACGGTTTCCCATCTGCGCGTCAGCGAGCAGCCGATCCGCTCGGCGTATCTGGTGTCGCAGGCCGATTTCGTGGGCTGCCACCAGCTGCAGTTTATCGACAAATACCAGATGGCCGAACGCCTGAAGCCGGGCGGGATTTTCCTGCTCAATACTCCGTACAGCGCCGATGAGGTCTGGGGGCGTCTGCCCCAGGAAGTGCAGGCGGTACTGAACCAGAAAAAAGCGAAGTTCTATATCGTTAACGCGGCAAAAATCGCCCGTGAATGCGGCCTGGCGGCACGTATCAATACCGTCATGCAGATGGCGTTTTTCCACCTGACGCAGATCCTGCCGGGCGACAGCGCCCTGATGGAGCTGCAGGGCGCGATCGCCAAAAGCTACAGCAGCAAAGGCCAGGAGCTGGTGGAACGCAACTGGCAGGCCCTGGCGCTGGCCCGGGAGTCCCTTGCCGAAGTGCCGCTGCAGCCGGTGAATGCCCACAGCCCGAACCGCCCGCCGGTGGTCTCCGATGCCGCCCCGGACTTTGTCAAAACCGTTACCGCCGCGATGCTGGCCGGTCTCGGCGATGCCCTGCCCGTCTCCGCCCTGCCGCCGGATGGCACCTGGCCGATGGGCACCACCCGCTGGGAAAAACGCAATATCGCCGAAGCGATCCCGATTTGGAAAGAGGAGCTGTGCACCCAGTGTAACCACTGCGTGGCGGCCTGCCCGCACTCTGCGATCCGCGCCAAAGTTGTCTCGCCTGAGGCGATGGAGAGCGCTCCGGCCAGCCTGCACTCGCTGGATGTGAAATCTCGCGACATGCGGGGTCAGAAATATGTCCTGCAGGTAGCCCCGGAAGACTGCACAGGCTGTAACCTCTGCGTCGAGGTCTGCCCGGCGAAAGATCGCCAGAACCCGGAGATCAAGGCCATCAATATGATGTCGCGCCTTGAGCATGTGGAGGAAGAGAAAGTAAATTACGACTTCTTCCTCGACCTGCCGGAAATCGATCGCAACAGCCTTGAGCGCATCGATATTCGTACCTCGCAGCTGATCACCCCGCTGTTTGAATACTCGGGCGCCTGCTCAGGCTGCGGCGAAACGCCGTACATCAAGCTGCTGACCCAGCTTTATGGCGATCGGATGCTGATCGCCAACGCCACCGGCTGTTCATCCATCTACGGCGGCAACCTTCCGTCAACGCCCTACACCACCGACGCTAACGGCCGCGGCCCGGCGTGGGCGAACTCACTGTTCGAAGATAACGCTGAGTTTGGTCTGGGCTTCCGCTTAACGGTGGATCAGCACCGGGTGCGCGTGATGCGCCTGCTGGAGCAGTTTGCCGATAAGATCCCGGCAGAGCTGAACAGCGCCCTGCACAGCGAGGCCACGCCGGACGTGCGTCGTCAGCAGGTGGCGGAGCTGCGTCAGCAGCTGGCGGGCGTTGAAGGGGCAGAACAGCTGTTAACCGATGCCGATGCGCTGGTCGAGAAATCGATCTGGCTGATTGGCGGCGACGGCTGGGCGTATGACATCGGCTTTGGCGGGCTGGATCATGTCCTGAGCCTGACCGAGAACGTCAATATTCTGGTGCTGGATACTCAGTGTTACTCCAACACCGGTGGCCAGGCCTCGAAAGCGACCCCGCTGGGGGCGGTGACCAAGTTTGGCGAGCACGGCAAACGCAAGGCACGCAAAGATTTGGGGGTCAGCATGATGATGTACGGTCATGTGTATGTGGCGCAAATCTCGCTGGGAGCACAGCTGAACCAGACGGTAAAAGCCATTCAGGAGGCGGAAGCTTATCCTGGTCCGTCGCTGATCATCGCCTACAGCCCTTGCGAGGAGCATGGCTACGACCTGGCATTAAGCCACGATCAGATGCGCCAGCTGACGGCAACCGGCTTCTGGCCGCTGTACCGCTTCGACCCGCGTCGGGCCGATGAGGGCAAACTGCCGCTGGCGCTGGATTCCCGTCCACCGTCAGATGCGCTGGCAGAAACGCTGATGCAGGAGCAACGCTTCCGTCGCCTTAACGCCCAGCAGCCCGAAGTGGCAGAGCAGCTGTGGAAAGATGCTGCCGCTGATCTACAAAAACGCTACGACTTCCTGGCGCAGTTAGCCGGAAAAGCCGAGAAATCGGTAAGCGAATAA
- the ompC gene encoding porin OmpC, with the protein MQRKVLALMIPALLMAGAANAAEIYNKDGNKLDLYGKVDGLHYFSDDSTADGDQTYMRLGFKGETQINDTLTGYAQWEYNIQANNTEGSSNQSWTRLAFAGLKFGDYGSFDYGRNYGVLYDVEGWTDMLPEFGGDSYTKADNFMTGRANGVATYRNTDFFGMVEGLNFALQYQGNNEGTGNGNEGTNNSKDRGVRNENGDGFGISTSYDFGMGISAAAAYTSSDRTNDQVKNTTAGGDKADAWTTGLKYDANNIYLAAMYSETRNMTPYGNGDNGNTVAEKTQNFEVTAQYQFDSGLRPVVSYLQSKGKDLDNGQGDQDLVKYAEVGATYYFNKNMSTYVDYKINLLDEDDRFYKDNGIGTDDIVAVGLVYQF; encoded by the coding sequence ATGCAAAGAAAAGTACTGGCTCTGATGATCCCAGCCTTGTTGATGGCTGGCGCAGCAAATGCAGCTGAAATTTATAATAAAGACGGCAATAAATTAGATCTCTACGGTAAAGTAGACGGTCTGCATTATTTCTCCGACGACAGCACTGCTGACGGCGACCAGACATATATGCGTCTCGGCTTTAAAGGCGAAACCCAGATCAACGATACGCTCACCGGCTACGCCCAGTGGGAATATAATATCCAGGCAAACAATACCGAAGGTTCTTCTAACCAGTCCTGGACGCGTCTGGCATTCGCTGGCCTGAAATTCGGTGACTATGGTTCATTCGATTACGGCCGTAACTACGGCGTCCTGTACGACGTGGAAGGCTGGACCGATATGCTGCCAGAGTTTGGCGGCGACTCCTACACCAAAGCAGATAACTTCATGACCGGCCGTGCGAACGGCGTGGCGACCTACCGTAATACCGACTTCTTCGGCATGGTTGAAGGCCTGAACTTCGCCCTGCAGTACCAGGGCAATAACGAAGGCACCGGTAACGGTAACGAAGGCACCAACAACAGTAAAGACCGTGGCGTACGTAATGAAAACGGTGACGGCTTCGGTATCTCTACCTCTTACGACTTCGGCATGGGTATCAGCGCAGCAGCGGCCTATACCTCTTCTGACCGTACTAACGATCAGGTGAAAAATACCACTGCGGGCGGCGACAAAGCTGACGCCTGGACCACCGGTCTGAAGTATGACGCCAACAATATCTATCTGGCGGCCATGTACTCTGAAACCCGTAACATGACCCCATACGGTAACGGTGACAACGGAAATACCGTTGCAGAAAAAACCCAGAACTTCGAAGTGACCGCTCAGTACCAGTTCGATTCCGGTCTGCGTCCGGTGGTATCTTACCTGCAGTCTAAAGGTAAAGACCTGGACAACGGTCAGGGCGATCAGGATTTGGTTAAATATGCTGAAGTGGGGGCGACTTACTACTTCAACAAAAACATGTCCACCTACGTTGATTATAAAATCAACCTGCTGGACGAAGACGATCGGTTCTACAAAGACAATGGCATCGGCACCGATGACATCGTCGCCGTCGGTCTGGTTTACCAGTTCTGA
- a CDS encoding KTSC domain-containing protein encodes MNHHAVKSSRIASIAYDKCNETLEVRFRDHSAWQYQPVPARIFNDFLHVVSKGRFYDGVVKGKFKERKIA; translated from the coding sequence ATGAACCATCATGCTGTTAAATCTTCGCGCATCGCCTCGATTGCCTATGATAAATGCAACGAAACGCTGGAAGTCCGTTTTCGGGATCACAGTGCCTGGCAATATCAGCCCGTACCTGCGCGCATTTTTAATGATTTTCTGCATGTGGTTTCAAAAGGGCGTTTCTATGACGGCGTGGTAAAAGGCAAATTTAAAGAGAGAAAAATTGCCTGA
- a CDS encoding GFA family protein codes for MANKVSAQCHCGAVRFTVELSDGFNTIRRCNCSFCRMRGAIAVSAPLSGIEIVQGESLLTEYRFNTQAAVHYFCSVCGIYTFHQRRSNPEQYGVNVACIEGVSPFDFPEVLVMEGRHHPNDGGGGVAGVLSYRTADS; via the coding sequence ATGGCGAACAAAGTCTCTGCCCAGTGTCACTGCGGTGCGGTCAGGTTTACCGTTGAACTCTCGGACGGGTTCAACACCATCCGGCGCTGCAACTGCTCATTCTGCCGGATGCGCGGGGCCATTGCCGTCTCCGCGCCCTTATCGGGTATCGAGATTGTTCAGGGCGAATCACTGCTGACCGAGTACCGTTTTAACACCCAGGCGGCGGTACACTATTTTTGTTCGGTCTGTGGGATCTACACCTTCCACCAGCGGCGCTCTAATCCGGAGCAGTATGGCGTCAACGTCGCCTGCATTGAGGGCGTTTCGCCGTTTGATTTCCCGGAGGTGCTGGTAATGGAGGGAAGGCATCATCCCAATGATGGCGGCGGCGGTGTGGCTGGCGTGCTGAGCTACCGCACTGCCGACAGCTAG
- a CDS encoding Y-family DNA polymerase, with protein sequence MFALVDVNSFYASCETVFRPDLKGRPVVALSNNDGCVIARSAEAKQIGIKMGEPFFKQRELFRRYNVATFSSNYELYADMSNRVMTTLELMCPRVEIYSIDEAFCDLTGVRNCRNLEDFGREIRATVLRNTHLTVGIGIAKTKTLAKLANHAAKKWQQQTGGVVDLSNVDRQRRLMSIVPVEDVWGVGRRISKKLTAMGITNACQLADTSPWVIRKHFNVVLERTVRELRGEPCLELEEFAPSKQEIVCSRSFGERVTEYEQMHQAICSHAARAAEKMRGEHQYCRYISAFVKTSPFAINEPYYGNNVSVKLLTPTQDTRDIINAAVRCLDNIWREGHWYQKAGVMLGDFFSQGVAQLNLFDDSAPRRNSEKLMEVLDHLNSKNGRGTLYFAGQGIQQQWQMKRDMLSPRYTTRFSDLLIVR encoded by the coding sequence CTTAAAGGGGAGGCCTGTCGTCGCGCTTTCGAATAACGACGGGTGCGTTATCGCCCGCAGTGCTGAGGCCAAGCAAATTGGCATAAAGATGGGCGAGCCCTTCTTTAAACAGCGGGAATTATTCCGGCGTTATAACGTCGCCACCTTTTCCAGCAACTACGAGCTGTATGCGGATATGTCGAACCGGGTGATGACTACGCTAGAGCTCATGTGCCCCCGCGTGGAAATTTACAGTATCGACGAGGCATTTTGTGACCTGACAGGGGTGAGGAACTGCCGGAACCTGGAGGATTTTGGCCGGGAGATCCGCGCTACTGTTTTACGTAATACACATCTCACGGTAGGGATTGGCATCGCGAAAACCAAAACCCTGGCGAAGCTAGCTAACCATGCTGCAAAGAAGTGGCAGCAGCAGACTGGTGGCGTGGTGGATTTGTCGAACGTTGATCGACAGCGGCGGTTAATGTCTATCGTTCCAGTGGAAGACGTATGGGGCGTGGGTCGGCGTATCAGCAAAAAACTGACTGCAATGGGCATTACGAATGCATGTCAATTGGCTGATACTTCCCCTTGGGTTATTCGCAAGCATTTCAACGTGGTACTGGAGCGTACGGTGCGGGAGCTGCGCGGCGAACCATGTCTGGAGCTGGAGGAGTTTGCACCATCAAAACAGGAGATTGTCTGCTCACGTTCGTTCGGTGAACGGGTAACGGAATACGAGCAGATGCATCAGGCGATCTGCAGTCATGCGGCGCGCGCTGCGGAGAAGATGCGCGGTGAACACCAGTACTGCCGGTATATTTCCGCTTTCGTGAAAACCTCCCCATTCGCAATAAACGAGCCGTATTACGGCAATAATGTGTCTGTGAAATTACTTACGCCAACACAGGACACTCGCGACATAATCAATGCCGCAGTGCGCTGCCTGGATAACATCTGGCGTGAAGGTCACTGGTATCAGAAAGCAGGTGTAATGCTGGGTGACTTTTTCAGCCAGGGTGTTGCGCAGCTGAACCTGTTCGACGACTCGGCACCACGGCGAAACAGCGAAAAGTTGATGGAAGTACTGGATCACCTGAACTCGAAGAATGGGCGAGGAACACTCTACTTCGCGGGGCAGGGTATCCAGCAGCAGTGGCAAATGAAGCGGGATATGCTTTCGCCTCGTTACACGACGAGATTCTCCGATCTGCTAATAGTGCGCTGA